TTTACCCTAACATCTGAATCTTGATTCAGGTATGGTGGGTGGACAAACAGTTACAGGCTCATGACAAAACCAGCGCTGCAGGATGGAGATGCGGCAGTTTGCCAAGGAACGCATGCTGCGATCGCCTCGGAACTGCAAGCGGTTGCACCGGAGGTTGCCCAATCCCTTGCGGAATTTTTTGCAGTGCTCGCAGACCCCAATCGACTGCGGTTGCTATCGCTCTTGGCGCAGTCGGAGTTGTGCGTGGGAGATTTGGCACAGGCCATTGGCCT
The sequence above is a segment of the Synechococcus elongatus PCC 11801 genome. Coding sequences within it:
- a CDS encoding ArsR/SmtB family transcription factor — translated: MTKPALQDGDAAVCQGTHAAIASELQAVAPEVAQSLAEFFAVLADPNRLRLLSLLAQSELCVGDLAQAIGLSESAVSHQLRSLRNLRLVSYRKQGRHVYYRLQDHHIVALYQNALDHLQECPE